The nucleotide sequence CGGTGCTGAAGATATAGGGCCGGGCGCGGTTGACCAGCCAATCGATGACGGTGGCATGCGCGGCCACGAAGGCTCCCGCCACGCCGGCGGCCTTGCCCAGCGTGCCCATCAATACCAGGTGGGGCGAACGCAGGCCGGCATGTTCGAGCACGCCGTGGCCGTGTTCGCCCAGCACACCGAACCCGTGCGCGTCGTCGATCACCAGCCAGGCGCCGTGGCGCTCGGCCAGCGCCAGCAGCTCGCGCAGCGGAGCGATGTCGCCGTCCATCGAGAACACGCCGTCGGAAACGATCAGGCGCGTGCCGGCCCGGCTGGCCGCCAGCTGTCTGGTCAGGGTCTGCGTGTCGGCATGCGGGTATATCTGCACGCGGGCCCGCGCCAGGCGGGCGCCGTCGATCAGCGAGGCGTGGTTGAGCGATTCGGAGAAAATCTCGGCGTCCTGGCCGGCCAGGGCCCCCAGCACGGCCAGGTTGGCCATGTAGCCGGTGCAGAAGTACAGCGCGCGCGCCTGTTCCAGGTGCGGCGCCAGCATGGCCGCCAGCCGTTCTTCCAGCTGCGCGTGGGCGCGGCTGTGCCCGCTGATCAGGTGCGATGCGCCGCTGCCCGCGCCGTAGCGCGCCGCGCCTTCGGCCAGGGCGGCGGATATGGCGGGATGCGCGGCCAGCCCCAGGTAGTCGTTGCTGCAAAAGGCCAGCATGTCGCGCCCGTCCACGCGCACGTGGGGCGCGCAGGGCGATTCGGTGGTGCGCCGGCGCCGGCGCAGATGCTGCGCGTCGAGTTCGCGCAGTGAGGCTTGCAGAGTGTCCAGCAGCTGCATGTCAATGGCCCTCCAGGGCGTCGTCGAGCGTGGCCAGTGTTTCGCGGGCCAGCCAGGCGGCGGTGTCGTCATCCAGCACGTAGGGCGGCATCAGGTAGACCGTGTTGCCGATGGGGCGCAGCAGCAGCCCGCGCGCCAGCGCCGCGGCCGCATAGCGCTGGCCGAAGCCGGCATCGGCGGCTACGTCGAAGGCCCAGATCATGCCGGCGCGGCGGAAGTGGCGCACGGCGCGATGCGTGCGCAGCGGCGCCAGGGCCGCGTCCAGGCGCGCGGCGCGCTGGCGGTTGTTCGCCAGGACGCTGTCTTCCTCGAAGATGTCCAGGGTGGCCAGCGCGGCGCGGCAGGCCAGCGGGTTGCCGGTGTACGAGTGCGAATGCAGGAAGCCGCGCGCCACGTCGTCGTCGTAGAAGGCGGCGTGGATGGCGTCGGTGCCGAGCACCAGCGACAGGGGCAGGTACCCGCCCGTAATGCCCTTGGACAGGGTCATCAGGTCGGGCCAGATGCCGGCCTGCTCGCAGGCAAAGAACGAGCCGGTGCGCCCGCAGCCCACCGCGATCTCGTCGGCGATCAGGTGTACCTGGTAGCGGTCGCACAGTTCGCGCACCTGCCGCAGGTACGAGGGCGCATGCATCGCCATGCCGGCCGCGCATTGCACCAGCGGCTCGACGATCACCGCGGCGATGTGCGGGTGGCGCTGTTCAAGCAGCGCCTGGAGTTCAGCCGCGGCGCGCCGCGCGGCGGCGTCCGCGTCTTCGCCGGCCTGCGCGGCCCGCGCGTCGGGCGAGGCCACCACATGGGCCTGGCGCAGCAGCGGGCCGTAGGCATCGCGGAACAGCGTCACGTCGGTCACGCCCAGCGCGCCCAGGGTTTCGCCGTGGTAGCCGTGGCGCACGCAGACGAATTCGCGCTTGGCGGCGCGGCCGTGGTTGCGCCAGGCGTGAAAACTCATCTTCAGGGCGATTTCCACCGCGGACGCGCCGTCCGACGCATAAAAGCAGTGGCCCAGCGCCGCGCCGGTCAGGGCCGACAGGCGCTCGGCCAGCTCGACCGCCGGCGCATGGGTGCAGCCGGCCAGCATGGCGTGCGGCAGGCGGGCCAGCTGGTCATGCAGGGCGGCGTTGATGCGCGCATTGGCATGGCCGAACAGATTGACCCACCAGGAACTGATGCCATCCAGGTAGCGGCGGCCGTCCATGTCGACCAGCCACGGGCCTTCGCCGTGCGACAGCGCCAGCAGCGGCATGGCGGCCTGGCGCTTCATCTGCGTGCACGGGTGCCAGACATGGCGCAGGCTGCGCGCGCGCCATCGAGCGGCGTTCGATGAGGGGGCGTGGTGGTGCATCCGCGGCTCCTGAAGCAATGCCCGGCCGGCGGGCCGCGATGTCGCGGCAGGGGCGGTAAGCGCCGGCAGGCGGTTGAGCGGCGGATATTAGGAAAGCCGTGGCGGGGGCTGCAATCCCTGCGGGTTCAGGTGTTTTGGCGGTGCGAAGCGGGATGATGCGGAAAATAGGCGGCGCGTTACGGGGATCGTGCCGGCATCAGGCGCCTAATCGCGGGGTACATGCAAGGCGTCTCAGATGAAACATTTTGTGTCTCGGCGCGTGTGGGGCGGGCATGGGTGTCTGGCATCTGCGCAGTCAGACGCCCGGCCCAAATGCGCGGCTAGGCGCGCGGCGCGAGGGTCAGGCGCCTGACGTGGCGTTCGGGCAGCGGCGCCGCCGCATGCGCCTGCGCGGCGGCCTGCAGCGATTGCGCCAGCGCGTCGGGAAATGCCTGGCTGCGCCGGGTGTCCAGGTTCACGTGCACCGACAGTTGTTCCATGGTGGCGGCCAGGTAGTTGTCGCGGGTCTGGAAGAGTTCCATCAGGCACAGCAGGCGCTTGTGGTCCGCGCCAAGCACGCGCAGCCGCAGTTCGAGCGGATCGCCGGCCAGCAGCTCGCGGCGGTAGTTGACGGCGATGTCGACGGTGTAGATGCCGCAGCGCGTGGCCTGCGTATAGCTTTCGCCCACCCCCAGGGGGTCCAGCAGCTGGAAGCCGATGTGGTCGAACACGCGCACGTAGCGGGCGGCGTTCATGTGGCCGTACAGGTCGGTCCAGTCTGGCTGGACGATGAGCTGGGTGCTGGGCAGGCTGGCGTGATCGGACATGAGCGGTTCCATGGAGTGGGGGCTACAGCTGTTCGAAGCGCGCATAGCGCTTGTCGGTGTATTCGCGCTGGGTGGCCAGGTCGCGCACGATGGCGGCCGGGGGGCCGCGGCGCAGCCATTCCAGCATGTGGTCGACCTGGTCGGGGGTGCCTTGCACCATGGCCTGCACGGTGCCGTCTTCCATGTTCTGCACCCAGCCGGTGACGCCCAGCATGTGGGCGCGCCGCACGGTGGCGTGCCGGTAGCCCACGCCCTGCACGACGCCCTTGACGATGACGTGCACGGTTTCGAGTTGGGGGACTTGCATGCTGCGATTCCTTGTACGAGGGGCGCGCGTATACTTGCTACGCCCTTTGGTCCTCTATTTTTCCAATAATAGTGTCCCATGAACAACGCGAACCTTGCCAAGATCACCTGCATTGAAGACTTGCGCGTTCTCGCGCAGAAGCGCGTGCCGCGCATGTTCTACGATTACGCTGATTCCGGCGCCTGGACCGAAGGCACCTATCGCGCCAACGAAACCGACTTCCAGTCGATCAAGCTGCGCCAGCGCGTGGCGGTGGACATGGAAGGCCGCTCGCTGCGCACCACGATGGCGGGCGAGGACGCCGTGATGCCCGTCGCCATTGCGCCCACCGGGCTGACCGGCATGCAGCATGCCGACGGCGAGATGGTGGCTGCGCAGGCGGCGGCCGAGTTCGGCGTGCCTTTCACGCTGTCCACCATGAGCATCTGCTCGATCGAAGACGTGGCGCGCGCCACCGGCAAGCCGTTCTGGTTCCAGCTGTATGTGATGCGCGACCGCGAGTTCGTGGCCAACCTGATCGACCGCGCCAAGGCCGCCGGCTGCTCGGCGCTGGTGCTGACACTGGACCTGCAGATTCTGGGCCAGCGCCACAAAGACATCCGCAACGGCTTGTCGGCGCCGCCCAAGCCCACCCTGACCAACCTGATCAACCTGGCCACCAAGCCGCGCTGGTGCCTGGGCATGCTGGGCACGCCGCGCCGCACCTTCGGCAACATCGTCGGCCATGCCAAGGGTGTTACCGACCTGTCGTCGCTGTCGTCATGGACCGCCGAGCAGTTCGACCCGCGCCTGAGCTGGGCCGACGTCGAATGGATCAAGCAGCGCTGGGGCGGCAAGCTGATCCTGAAGGGCATCCTGGATGTCGAGGATGCCCGCCTGGCGGCCGACAGCGGCGCCGATGCGCTGATCGTCAGCAACCACGGCGGCCGCCAGCTCGATGGCGCGATGTCGTCGATCGCGGCCCTGCCCGCCATCGCCGACGCGGTGGGCTCGCGCATCGAGGTGTGGATGGATGGCGGCATCCGTTCGGGGCAGGATGTGCTGAAGGCCGTGGCGCTGGGCGCGCGCGGCACCATGATCGGGCGCGCGTTCCTGTACGGCCTGGGGGCCTGCGGCAAGGCGGGCGTGACCCGCGCGCTTGAAATCCTGTACAAGGAAATGGACGTCACCATGGCGCTGTGCGGGCGCAAGTCCCTGGCGCCGGGCGACCGCAGCGTGCTGCTGCCGGGTACGTATCCGACGTAGCCGGCTGCCGCCGTGGCGTGCTTCAAGATCCACGACACCGCCGGCCCGGCGCCGGGGCCGCTGGGCGATTGGGTATACCAGTGCGCGCTCAGCCTGCTCAAATACCCCATCGACGAAGCCATTTCGCAATTACTGGCGCTGATGGGCGAGACCTCGGATGTCGACCGGTCGTGGATGCTGGAGTACCGGCCGGACATGCTGCGCTTTCGCAATACCCATGAGTGGTGCCGCGGGCAGACGACGCCGTATGTGGCGGAGCTGCAGGACGTTCCCACCACGCTGATTGCCTGGCTGCATAAATACATGGTGCAAGGCCGGGCGGTGGCGATCCGCGACGTGCGCAAGCTGCCGCGCGTCGCCCGGCCCCTGCAGGTGGAATTCATCCGCCAGGGCAACAAGAGCGTGCTGAGCGTGCCCATCCTGAACGAGGGCAAGCTGTACGGCGTCATCGGCTTCGACACTACCGCGAACTATCGGGAATGGCCGGATGCCGAGGTCGATGCGCTGTTTCAGTGCGCCGGGCTGATCGGCCAGGCCAAATATGGCGGTGGCCGCGGCCAGCACCCGCTTACGCCATATGACAGTTCGGCGTCTCTGGTCTATTTGAGAATGCGCGGCGTGGTGCATGGCGTGCAGCCCGAGACCATCGTCGGCGCGCGGTCGGCGGGCAACTACAGCGAAATCTGGCTGGCGAACGGGTCGATGGTGCTGGACTCGCGCTCGCTGGGCACGTGGTTGACGCTGCTACCGGAAAAAATCTTCTTCCGGGTTCACCGCACCGCCGTGGTGAACGCCCTGCATGTGGTGGGCATCGACCGGCGCAGCACCGACCGCTGGCAGATCCGCATGCGCGCCGCCGATCGGGGCTGGCCGGTGTCGCGCTCGTATCGCAAATTGCTGCGCGAGCGCATGGGCGTCTGAAACACGCCGCAGGCCGGCGGCCGGCATGCAATTCGTCAGACCGGCATGTCGTTTCATCCTTAGACGGTAGCGATTCTTGTGGTTTTTGGGATCATCACGCTTGCAGCGGATTTCCCCAATTCCTGGATAAGAGAGAATCGGCATGTCGGCGTCCCGCATCCTTACGCGCGCTTGCGCCCTTACGCTGGCCCTGGCTGGCGCGCTTGGCTTCAACCCAGCCAGGGCGGCCGACCTGGCGCTTACCGACGCCGTGTCGATGGCCGGCATGCAGCTTTACTTGAATTCCGGCGCGCCGGCCGTCCTGATCGCGGTGGTGCGCGGTAATGACACTGTCATCCAGGCCTATGGCGAAACCGCGCCCGGCAGCGGCGTCGAGCCCGACGAGCAGTCGATTTTCCGGCTGGCCTCGGTGTCCAAGGTGTTTGCCGCGGACGTGCTGGCGTCGCTGGCGGTCAAGGGCAAGCTCGGCTTGACGGACCCCTTGTCCAAGTACGCGCCGGACCATGCGCAGGTCGCATCCAATGGCCGGCCCATTACCCTGCTGGACCTGGCCACGCATTCGGCCGCGCTGCCGCGCGAGCTGCCGGATCCGGACGCCAGGCCGTCGGAA is from Bordetella petrii and encodes:
- the bioA gene encoding adenosylmethionine--8-amino-7-oxononanoate transaminase translates to MHHHAPSSNAARWRARSLRHVWHPCTQMKRQAAMPLLALSHGEGPWLVDMDGRRYLDGISSWWVNLFGHANARINAALHDQLARLPHAMLAGCTHAPAVELAERLSALTGAALGHCFYASDGASAVEIALKMSFHAWRNHGRAAKREFVCVRHGYHGETLGALGVTDVTLFRDAYGPLLRQAHVVASPDARAAQAGEDADAAARRAAAELQALLEQRHPHIAAVIVEPLVQCAAGMAMHAPSYLRQVRELCDRYQVHLIADEIAVGCGRTGSFFACEQAGIWPDLMTLSKGITGGYLPLSLVLGTDAIHAAFYDDDVARGFLHSHSYTGNPLACRAALATLDIFEEDSVLANNRQRAARLDAALAPLRTHRAVRHFRRAGMIWAFDVAADAGFGQRYAAAALARGLLLRPIGNTVYLMPPYVLDDDTAAWLARETLATLDDALEGH
- a CDS encoding thioesterase family protein; translated protein: MSDHASLPSTQLIVQPDWTDLYGHMNAARYVRVFDHIGFQLLDPLGVGESYTQATRCGIYTVDIAVNYRRELLAGDPLELRLRVLGADHKRLLCLMELFQTRDNYLAATMEQLSVHVNLDTRRSQAFPDALAQSLQAAAQAHAAAPLPERHVRRLTLAPRA
- a CDS encoding alpha-hydroxy acid oxidase, which codes for MNNANLAKITCIEDLRVLAQKRVPRMFYDYADSGAWTEGTYRANETDFQSIKLRQRVAVDMEGRSLRTTMAGEDAVMPVAIAPTGLTGMQHADGEMVAAQAAAEFGVPFTLSTMSICSIEDVARATGKPFWFQLYVMRDREFVANLIDRAKAAGCSALVLTLDLQILGQRHKDIRNGLSAPPKPTLTNLINLATKPRWCLGMLGTPRRTFGNIVGHAKGVTDLSSLSSWTAEQFDPRLSWADVEWIKQRWGGKLILKGILDVEDARLAADSGADALIVSNHGGRQLDGAMSSIAALPAIADAVGSRIEVWMDGGIRSGQDVLKAVALGARGTMIGRAFLYGLGACGKAGVTRALEILYKEMDVTMALCGRKSLAPGDRSVLLPGTYPT
- a CDS encoding acylphosphatase, producing the protein MQVPQLETVHVIVKGVVQGVGYRHATVRRAHMLGVTGWVQNMEDGTVQAMVQGTPDQVDHMLEWLRRGPPAAIVRDLATQREYTDKRYARFEQL
- the bioF gene encoding 8-amino-7-oxononanoate synthase codes for the protein MQLLDTLQASLRELDAQHLRRRRRTTESPCAPHVRVDGRDMLAFCSNDYLGLAAHPAISAALAEGAARYGAGSGASHLISGHSRAHAQLEERLAAMLAPHLEQARALYFCTGYMANLAVLGALAGQDAEIFSESLNHASLIDGARLARARVQIYPHADTQTLTRQLAASRAGTRLIVSDGVFSMDGDIAPLRELLALAERHGAWLVIDDAHGFGVLGEHGHGVLEHAGLRSPHLVLMGTLGKAAGVAGAFVAAHATVIDWLVNRARPYIFSTAAAPAQAHALLASLDLIEGSDGRRRRAHLRTLTQQLQARLGLRQWRHQPTPTAIQPVLLGENAQALHAAAGLERLGLWVPAIRPPTVPAGTARLRVTLSAAHTAADVDRLAAALNQLDSEAGHAP
- a CDS encoding LytTR family transcriptional regulator DNA-binding domain-containing protein, which translates into the protein MACFKIHDTAGPAPGPLGDWVYQCALSLLKYPIDEAISQLLALMGETSDVDRSWMLEYRPDMLRFRNTHEWCRGQTTPYVAELQDVPTTLIAWLHKYMVQGRAVAIRDVRKLPRVARPLQVEFIRQGNKSVLSVPILNEGKLYGVIGFDTTANYREWPDAEVDALFQCAGLIGQAKYGGGRGQHPLTPYDSSASLVYLRMRGVVHGVQPETIVGARSAGNYSEIWLANGSMVLDSRSLGTWLTLLPEKIFFRVHRTAVVNALHVVGIDRRSTDRWQIRMRAADRGWPVSRSYRKLLRERMGV